The proteins below come from a single Pseudomonas sp. MYb118 genomic window:
- a CDS encoding pyridoxal-phosphate dependent enzyme: MPNDSRPAVLELIGNTPLVRVSRFDTGPCTLFLKLESQNPGGSIKDRIGLAMIDAAERDGRLKPGGTIVEATAGNTGLGLALVGRAKGYRVVLVVPDKMSTEKVLHLKAMGAEVHITRSDVGKGHPDYYQDVAARLARDIPDAFFADQFNNPANPLAHECSTAPEIWAQTQHDVDAIVIGVGSGGTLTGITRFFKRVQPDLEMVLADPIGSVMAEYSRSGTMPTPGSWAVEGIGEDFIPAITDLSSVRSAYSISDEDSFDHARQLLRAEGILGGSSTGTLLAAALRYCREQTEPKRVVSFVCDTGTRYLSKVYNDQWMNDQGLLKRKPYGDLRDVIARRFEDGRVVSVSPDDTLLTAFQRMRLADVSQLPVLEDGQKLVGVIDESDILLGTHKDPSHFRLTVASAMTDKVETLPASASLAELQVELDRGLVAIIADSAGFHGLITRFDLLNHLRRSLA; encoded by the coding sequence ATGCCGAATGACTCCCGTCCTGCCGTCCTCGAACTGATCGGCAACACGCCGCTGGTGCGTGTCAGCCGCTTCGATACCGGCCCCTGTACGCTGTTTCTCAAACTCGAATCACAGAACCCCGGCGGTTCGATCAAGGACCGCATCGGCCTGGCCATGATCGACGCCGCCGAACGCGATGGCCGCTTGAAACCCGGTGGCACCATCGTCGAGGCGACCGCCGGTAATACCGGCCTGGGCCTGGCCCTGGTCGGTCGCGCCAAGGGCTACCGGGTGGTGCTGGTGGTCCCGGACAAGATGTCCACCGAGAAAGTCCTGCACCTCAAGGCCATGGGCGCCGAGGTGCACATCACCCGCTCCGATGTCGGCAAGGGGCACCCGGATTACTACCAGGACGTCGCCGCCCGGCTGGCACGGGACATTCCCGATGCGTTCTTCGCCGACCAGTTCAACAACCCGGCCAACCCGCTGGCCCATGAATGCAGCACCGCGCCGGAGATCTGGGCGCAAACCCAGCATGACGTCGACGCGATCGTCATCGGGGTCGGCTCCGGCGGCACGCTGACCGGTATCACCCGGTTCTTCAAGCGGGTGCAGCCCGATCTGGAAATGGTCCTGGCCGACCCGATCGGCTCGGTGATGGCCGAATACAGCCGCAGCGGCACCATGCCCACCCCCGGTTCGTGGGCGGTGGAAGGCATCGGCGAAGATTTCATTCCCGCCATCACCGACCTCTCCAGCGTGCGCAGCGCCTACTCGATCAGCGACGAGGACAGCTTCGACCACGCCCGCCAGTTGCTGCGCGCCGAAGGCATTCTCGGCGGTTCTTCCACCGGCACCCTGCTGGCCGCCGCGCTGCGCTACTGCCGCGAACAGACCGAGCCCAAGCGTGTGGTCAGTTTCGTCTGCGACACCGGCACGCGTTATCTGTCCAAGGTCTACAACGACCAGTGGATGAACGATCAGGGCCTGCTCAAGCGCAAGCCGTACGGTGATCTGCGTGATGTGATCGCCCGGCGTTTCGAGGACGGTCGGGTGGTCAGCGTCAGCCCCGACGACACCCTGCTCACCGCGTTTCAGCGCATGCGCCTGGCGGATGTGTCGCAGTTGCCCGTGCTGGAAGATGGGCAGAAGCTGGTGGGCGTGATCGATGAGTCCGACATTCTCCTGGGCACGCACAAGGATCCATCACACTTTCGCTTGACCGTGGCCAGCGCAATGACCGACAAAGTGGAAACCCTGCCCGCCAGCGCCAGCCTGGCCGAGTTGCAGGTGGAACTCGATCGCGGCCTGGTGGCGATCATCGCCGATTCCGCGGGCTTTCATGGCCTGATTACCCGCTTCGACCTGCTCAATCATTTGCGGAGATCCCTTGCATGA
- a CDS encoding cystathionine gamma-synthase produces the protein MSQHDENATPRAFATRVIHAGQTPDPTTGALMPPIYANSTYLQDSPGVHKGFDYGRSHNPTRFALERCVADLEGGTQAFAFASGLASISTVLELLDAGSHIVSGNDLYGGTFRLFDKVRKRSAGHRFSFVDLTDLSNFEAALQDDTRMVWVETPSNPLLSLTDLAAVARICRARGIICVADNTFASPWIQRPLELGFDIVLHSTTKYLNGHSDVIGGIAVVGNNPELAERLGFLQNSIGAIAGPFDAFLTLRGVKTLALRMERHCSNALELAQWLELQPQVARVYYPGLPSHPQHELAKRQMRGFGGMISIDLNTDLAGARRFLENVQIFALAESLGGVESLIEHPAIMTHATIPAETRAQLGIGDGLVRLSVGVEDVEDLRGDLAQALAHI, from the coding sequence ATGAGTCAACACGATGAAAACGCCACACCTCGCGCCTTCGCCACGCGGGTGATCCACGCGGGGCAAACGCCGGACCCGACCACCGGGGCGTTGATGCCGCCGATCTATGCCAACTCCACCTACCTGCAAGACAGCCCCGGCGTGCACAAGGGTTTCGACTATGGGCGCTCGCACAACCCGACGCGCTTCGCCCTGGAGCGCTGCGTCGCCGACCTCGAAGGCGGCACCCAGGCCTTTGCCTTCGCCTCGGGGCTGGCGTCGATTTCCACGGTGCTCGAACTGCTCGACGCCGGCTCGCACATCGTTTCCGGCAATGACTTGTACGGCGGCACCTTCCGCCTGTTCGACAAGGTGCGCAAGCGCAGCGCCGGGCACCGCTTCAGTTTCGTCGACCTGACCGACCTGTCGAACTTCGAGGCGGCGTTGCAGGACGACACGCGCATGGTCTGGGTCGAGACGCCGAGCAACCCGCTGCTGAGCCTGACCGACCTCGCCGCCGTCGCCCGCATCTGTCGCGCCCGCGGGATCATCTGCGTGGCCGACAACACCTTCGCCAGCCCGTGGATCCAGCGCCCGCTGGAGCTGGGTTTCGACATCGTGCTGCACTCGACCACCAAGTACCTCAACGGCCACTCCGACGTGATCGGCGGCATTGCGGTGGTGGGCAACAACCCGGAACTGGCCGAACGCCTGGGCTTCCTGCAAAACTCGATTGGCGCGATTGCCGGGCCGTTCGACGCCTTCCTCACCCTGCGCGGGGTCAAGACCCTGGCGCTGCGCATGGAGCGCCATTGCAGCAACGCCCTGGAGCTGGCGCAGTGGCTGGAGCTCCAGCCGCAGGTGGCCCGGGTCTACTACCCCGGCCTGCCCTCACACCCGCAACATGAACTGGCGAAACGGCAGATGCGCGGTTTTGGCGGGATGATTTCCATCGACTTGAACACCGACCTGGCGGGTGCCCGACGCTTCCTCGAAAACGTGCAGATCTTCGCCCTGGCCGAAAGCCTGGGCGGCGTGGAGAGCCTGATCGAGCACCCGGCGATCATGACCCACGCTACCATCCCCGCCGAGACCCGCGCACAGTTGGGCATTGGTGATGGGCTGGTGCGTTTGTCGGTGGGGGTTGAGGATGTGGAGGATCTGCGCGGCGACCTGGCGCAGGCGTTGGCGCATATCTGA